The nucleotide window CCACAAGGATGTTCAGCTCTACCACCTCGGCATCGGCGCCGGCGCGGCCACGCCGGAGAAACCGCACCCCGCCACCGACCCGGACGAACTGCGCTACACCCTGGAGAGCGCACTGCACGTCCTGCCCAGCTTCGCCACCGTCGCGGGCGGGGGGATGGCACTCGCCGGCGGACTCTCCGCCCCCGGCATCGAGGTCGACCTCGCCGCGGTCCTGCACGGCGGCCAGACCGTCACCGTGCACCGCCCCGTCCCCGTGCGCGGCCGCGGGGTCCAGACCTCCTCCGTCCCCGCCGTGTACGACAAGGGCAAGGCCGCCGTCATCGTGCTGCGCTCCGAGGTCGCCGACGACGACGGCCCGCTGTGGACCTGCGACACCCAGATCTTCGTCCGCGGCGAGGGCGGCTTCGGCGGCGACCGCGGCCCGTCCGCCCGCCTCGAACTCCCCGAGCGCGCCCCGGACCTGCACACCGAGCGCCGGATCCGCGAGGACCAGGCGCTGCTCTACCGCCTCTCCGGCGACTGGAACCCGCTGCATGCCGATCCGGAGTTCGCCGCGCTCGCCGGGTTCGACCGGCCGATTCTGCACGGGCTGTGCACCTACGGCGTGACGCTGAAGGCCGTGGTCGACACGGTGCTGGGCGGCGAGGTCTCCCGGGTGACGTCGTACACCACCCGGTTCGCCGGCGTCGTCTTCCCGGGCGAGACGCTGCGCCTGCGCATGTGGCGCGCGCCCGGCCGGGTCCAGGTGTCGGTGACGGCGGCCGACCGGGACGACGCGCCCGTACTGGCGGACACCGTGGTGACGCACCGCTAGCGCGGCCGGCGCCGTCCGCACCCCCGCCGGCCGCCACCCCGGACCGGTGGAACAACCGAGAGGAGCCGTGACATGCGCGCAGCCATACTGCACGAGACAGGCCAGGACAAGCTCGAAGTCGTCGACGACATCGAGCCGGTGGGGTTCGGCCCCGGCAAGGTCAGGATCCGGATCCGGGCGACCGGACTGTGCCACTCCGACCTCTCGGCGATGAACGGGGTGCTGCCGCAGCCCGCCCCGTTCATCCCGGGGCACGAGGGCGCCGGGGAGATCCTCGACGTCGGCGACGGCGTCACCGGGCTCCACCAGGGCGACCGCGTGCTGATGTGCTGGCTGCCCGCGTGCGGCAGCTGCCCGTCCTGCCGGCGCGGTCAGAGCCATCTGTGTCTGGCCGGCTTCATGAGTGCCGGCACACCCAACTTCCGGCGCCCCGACGGGGACGTCTTCGGCTTCGCCGG belongs to Streptomyces sp. NBC_01454 and includes:
- a CDS encoding MaoC/PaaZ C-terminal domain-containing protein, which translates into the protein MPIDAAKATSAEPRSTELTWDHKDVQLYHLGIGAGAATPEKPHPATDPDELRYTLESALHVLPSFATVAGGGMALAGGLSAPGIEVDLAAVLHGGQTVTVHRPVPVRGRGVQTSSVPAVYDKGKAAVIVLRSEVADDDGPLWTCDTQIFVRGEGGFGGDRGPSARLELPERAPDLHTERRIREDQALLYRLSGDWNPLHADPEFAALAGFDRPILHGLCTYGVTLKAVVDTVLGGEVSRVTSYTTRFAGVVFPGETLRLRMWRAPGRVQVSVTAADRDDAPVLADTVVTHR